A genomic window from Colletotrichum destructivum chromosome 7, complete sequence includes:
- a CDS encoding Putative heterokaryon incompatibility, whose protein sequence is MPPLKFQSHSCQHCHVFGVDLTRTSGERDEQAVYYGGSRSNRKPDICSPFMTLGEIRVAAEDGCDFCGMLLGIQCLFEWGEDEAKGAFFKSRKIVFSLEYGYTQVMQIERNLKFADVQNTWGDLHDLPIFSSNIAFATFPCFVEKEWSMVAGSMRDSEIRHLKTLVRLDKSISNFYRASGMHLMLPIAENDDRIAQCVTNRPVEDHAGSEDNFTRMKHWLQTCLQHHPKCKIDSGNAYTPTRLMRICKTDNGDLKLKLVRTRSETEETAYVALSYCWGGDQALKCTQANLQALERDVPLRSLPRTLRDAVEVCRRLHVAYMWVDALCIIQDDEVSKLAEVGNMAQVYKNALFTICASSASSTTEGFLNYRGSPFRDPITFRVPFRNESGAETSVDLVIEDHKSFEPEPLRDRGWALQEQLLSRRRLMFTRYQLYWSCASLPPGKKWIDGFKASPLMGLGLTVVTDIARPFVADDGLSQEVWKQEALDSWQTLVSDYVARKLSLEEDRPLAILGIAAEFMQLFGGETYWCGMWQSSFPGCLLWRRYSTRLDHEPISTKRLPSWSWTSQNTHDLFSANLVFGSDVVREARTTDFGPTNSLQQSPRGLHLNGQIWIEGRLLKDAVLQYSRYRTVLKDEVLGEAAGEVSSNNSIWFDNKSDELAMRPPKNRGPGKSNLQPMTLLEIRNVWEHNGIVRFNIDGLVLRTQNNPERPGTYERIGCFSRSITVFELDSDDSVVKAWLEKVVVPEHHPFGGADVAKILLV, encoded by the exons ATGCCTCCACTCAAGTTCCAAAGTCATAGTTGTCAACATTGCCATGTGTTTGGTGTCGATCTCACCCGGACGAGTGGCGAGAGGGATGAGCAGGCAGTATACTATGGCGGCTCGCGTTCCAATCGCAAACCGGATATTTGCAGTCCTTTCATGACCCTTGGCGAGATCAGAGTGGCTGCTGAAGATGGGTGCGATTTCTGCGGCATGCTTTTAGGCATACAATGTCTTTTCGAATGGGGGGAAGATGAGGCAAAAGGTGCGTTTTTCAAATCACGTAAAATTGTTTTCAGCTTGGAATACGGATACACTCAAGTGATGCAAATAGAACGCAATCTAAAATTTGCAGACGTTCAGAATACGTGGGGAGATCTGCACGACCTGCCTATCTTCTCTAGCAATATTGCCTTCGCTACATTCCCTTGcttcgtcgagaaggagtGGTCCATGGTAGCAGGATCCATGCGTGACAGCGAAATACGCCACCTGAAAACACTGGTTCGACTAGATAAAAGCATCAGCAACTTTTACAGGGCCTCTGGAATGCACTTAATGCTTCCAATAGCAGAGAATG ATGATCGTATTGCGCAATGTGTAACAAACCGGCCAGTCGAGGATCATGCGGGATCTGAAGACAACTTCACTCGCATGAAACATTGGCTTCAGACTTGCCTGCAGCATCATCCCAAGTGCAAGATCGATTCTGGAAATGCCTACACGCCCACTAGACTCATGAGAATCTGCAAGACTGACAATGGTGACTTGAAGCTCAAACTCGTTCGCACCAGGTCAGAGACCGAGGAGACGGCGTATGTTGCATTGAGCTATTGCTGGGGCGGGGACCAAGCTTTGAAGTGTACTCAGGCCAATTTGCAAGCTCTCGAAAGGGATGTGCCTTTGAGAAGCCTTCCTAGAACTTTAagggacgccgtcgaggtgtgTCGACGGCTGCATGTGGCGTACATGTGGGTCGATGCGTTGTGCATCATCCAGGACGATGAGGTTTCAAAACTGGCGGAAGTCGGGAACATGGCTCAAGTCTACAAAAACGCGTTGTTCACGATAtgcgcgtcctcggcgagctcgacaacCGAAGGATTCCTCAACTACCGGGGCTCGCCTTTTCGGGATCCGATAACGTTCCGTGTGCCATTTCGAAACGAGAGTGGCGCCGAAACGTCGGTTGATTTGGTCATTGAGGATCATAAGTCTTTCGAACCAGAGCCACTTAGGGACCGAGGATGGGCGCTTCAAGAACAGCTGCTATCTCGGAGACGCCTGATGTTCACGAGATATCAGCTGTATTGGTCCTGCGCAAGCCTGCCACCTGGTAAGAAATGGATCGACGGATTCAAAGCATCGCCCCTGATGGGTTTGGGGTTAACGGTGGTAACGGATATTGCCCGACCTtttgtcgccgacgacggcctgaGCCAGGAAGTGTGGAAGCAAGAGGCTCTGGATTCGTGGCAAACGCTCGTCAGTGATTATGTCGCACGCAAGCTTTCTCTAGAAGAAGATCGACCACTTGCAATCTTGGGCATTGCGGCAGAGTTCATGCAGCTGTTTGGCGGAGAGACGTACTGGTGCGGCATGTGGCAGTCCTCGTTCCCGGGCTGTCTCCTGTGGAGGAGATATTCCACCAGGCTTGACCACGAGCCCATTAGCACGAAACGGCTTCCATCGTGGTCTTGGACCTCGCAAAACACGCATGATCTATTCTCGGCCAATCTCGTCTTCGGTTCGGATGTTGTACGCGAAGCACGTACTACTGACTTTGGGCCGACGAACAGCCTCCAGCAGTCTCCGAGGGGACTGCACCTCAACGGCCAGATCTGGATCGAAGGGCGACTGTTGAAAGACGCCGTACTCCAGTATAGCCGGTACAGAACCGTTTTGAAAGACGAAGTACTAGGCGAAGCGGCCGGTGAAGTGTCTTCAAACAACAGTATCTGGTTCGACAACAAATCGGACGAGCTCGCCATGAGGCCACCAAAAAACAGGGGCCCCGGAAAGTCTAATTTGCAGCCCATGACGCTCCTAGAAATCCGAAACGTCTGGGAACACAACGGGATCGTTAGATTCAACATCGACGGCCTTGTTCTGAGAACTCAGAATAATCCCGAGAGACCTGGTACGTACGAGAGGATTGGATGCTTCTCGCGTAGCATAACAGTTTTCGAGTTGGACTCCGACGATTCCGTGGTCAAGGCATGGCTTGAGAAGGTGGTAGTACCCGAACACCATCCATTTGGTGGAGCGGATGTTGCGAAGATTCTGCTGGTGTGA
- a CDS encoding Putative DNA replication complex GINS protein Psf2, translating into MALPLSSGLVPAEVAFLCEMELVTIVPRQRLESIDLLGGATPALRPPARAELPLWLALLLKKQRRANIVPPRWLHPSSLAEIVHHETKRNPDAFSPPPPPPTRADAMGNARRWGASRDEILSPPFLPSCTADAPPNALPYHWFELAEVLLAHASDDIPSSSEVRSLLRDLQEVRSAKMRQSTQDLAEGVDGVMSLRGVGAMELAESRGFFLGVLEGVRKIGASAEASRREEEEERENGDGDHEEDEDML; encoded by the exons ATGGCTCTGCCGTTATCATCAGGTTTAGTGCCCGCAGAGGTTGCTTTCCTGTGTGAAATGGAACTGGTAACAATAGTCCCACGCCAACGGTTGGAAAGCATCGACCTCCTAGGC GGTGCGACGCCAGCTTTGCGACCTCCGGCACGTGCCGAGTTGCCCCTCTggctggccctcctcctcaagaaACAACGACGAGCCAATATTGTGCCCCCGCGCTGGCTTCACCCGAGCTCActcgccgagatcgtccACCACGAAACGAAGCGCAACCCCGACGCCTTctcccctccaccgccgcccccgacgCGCGCCGATGCCATGGGCAACGCCCGCCGTTGGGGTGCCAGCCGCGACGAGATCCTGTCCCCGCCCTTTCTTCCGTCGTGCACCGCCGACGCGCCCCCCAACGCGCTGCCCTACCACTGGTTCGAGCTAGCCGAGGTGCTACTGGCCCATGCCTCCGACGACATACCCTCGTCTTCCGAGGTGCGGTCGCTCCTACGCGACCTGCAGGAGGTGCGCTCCGCCAAGATGCGCCAGAGTACCCAGgacctggccgagggcgtcgatggcgtcaTGAGCCTCCGCGGTGTCGGCGCCATGGAGCTGGCTGAGAGCCGCGGattcttcctcggcgtcttgGAGGGTGTACGGAAGATTGGTGCGAGCGCCGAGGCTAGCAGgcgtgaggaggaggaggagcgcgagaacggcgacggcgatcacgaggaagacgaagacatGCTATGA
- a CDS encoding Putative NADH:flavin oxidoreductase/NADH oxidase, aldolase-type TIM barrel, NADPH dehydrogenase YqjM, whose protein sequence is MTKAESTLGADQAPVTGALHVVDPGLVNEGAKNVPYFTPIQDPAAGTARDPQPEGSLFSPLKLRGLTLQNRIIVSPMCQYSADDGHMTAWHKTHLQGFAVRGAGLVLTEVQAVVPEGRISPEDLGIWDDSHLGPAKEVIDFIHSQGGHIGIQIGHAGRKASTVAPWIDRKAVAGEKGRGWSDKVYGPSAVAYSKDTYVPKEMTLDDIETFKAKWVDAVKRAVKVGYDTIEIHAAHGYLINNFLSPTSNTRTDRYGGSFENRTRLLVELTELTRAHVPDNYPVLVRLAGTDYLEFDPSIPQWDIDQAQRLARILADKGVDFLDISGGGQDARMRVAPGPKYQAHLAAAIRKAVQGTGALVGSVGGIASGRDAAEVLADGQADAVLVGRGFLKDPNLVWTWADELGIDVHAPSQYGWPFGRTRTHRPSKH, encoded by the exons ATGACGAAAGCCGAATCTACCCTGGGCGCAGACCAGGCTCCTGTCACCGGGGCTCTACACGTCGTGGACCCCGGCCTGGTCAACGAGGGAGCAAAGAAT GTTCCGTACTTCACGCCGATCCAggacccggcggccgggaCGGCCAGGGATCCCCAGCCCGAGGggtccctcttctctccgCTGAAGCTCCGCGGCCTGACGCTGCAGAACCGCATCATCGTGTCGCCCATGTGCCAGTActccgccgacgacgggcacATGACGGCGTGGCACAAGACGCATCTGCAGGGCTTCGCcgtccgcggcgccggcctcgtgctGACCGAGGTCCAGGCCGTGGTGCCCGAAGGCCGCATTTCccccgaggacctcggcatcTGGGACGACTCGCACCTTGGGCCGGCGAAGGAGGTCATCGACTTTATCCACAGCCAGGGCGGCCACATCGGCATCCAGATCGGGCACGCCGGCCGGAAGGCTAGCACGGTTGCGCCCTGGATCGACCGCAAGGCCGTTGCGGGCGAAAAG GGACGAGGATGGTCGGACAAGGTGTATGGCCCGTCTGCCGTAGCATACAGCAAAGACACCTACGTGCCAAAGGAAATGACACTGGACGACATCGAGACGTTCAAGGCCAAGtgggtcgacgccgtcaagcgCGCAGTCAAGGTCGGGTACGAT ACCATCGAGATCCACGCCGCCCACGGCTACCTCATCAACAACTTCCTCTCGCCCACGTCGAACACGAGGACGGACAGGTACGGCGGCAGCTTCGAGAACCGGAcgcgcctcctcgtcgagctgacGGAGCTGACGCGCGCCCACGTCCCGGACAACTACCCGGTCCTCGTGCgcctcgccggcaccgactACCTCGAGTTCGACCCCTCCATCCCGCAGTGGGACATCGACCAGGCCCAGCGGCTCGCTCGGATCCTCGCGGACAAGGGcgtcgacttcctcgacatctcgggcggcggccaggacgCGAGGATGCGGGTCGCCCCGGGGCCCAAGTACCAGGcccacctcgccgccgccatccggaAGGCCGTCCAAGGAACCGGGGCGCTCGTCGGATCCGTCGGCGGCATTGCCTCCGGGAGggacgcggccgaggtctTGGCGGACGGGCAGGCGGATGCCGTGCTCGTCGGCCGGGGGTTCCTCAAGGATCCCAATCTGGTGTGGACCTGGGCTGACGAGTTGGGCATCGACGTCCACGCGCCCAGTCAGT ACGGATGGCCATTTGGACGTACTCGGACCCACAGGCCGAGCAAACATTGA
- a CDS encoding Putative D-glutamate cyclase, hydro-lyase, protein MTVVYQTGEDARLAFRSRTFTSTTSGQAPTYLQANLIILPKRYADDFRLLCQRNPVPCPLLAESASPGDYQRLKSHITSHDGTTSLPVAENIDLRRDFPRFRVYENSKHVPVNGESEPLSVEDQWLAGDHVGFLIGCSFSFERALAEAGLRPRHQLHGRSVAIYRTSIPLCAAGVFTGATYVVSMRPYRLSEIERVRDVTRPFVATHGEPIAWGWDGAERIGIRDVTKPDWGDVTLRLDGDGVFGPDDEEYVPVFWGCGVTPQEAVMRADLEGTVMGHAPGHMTVLDVREEEIFPMS, encoded by the coding sequence ATGACAGTCGTTTACCAAACCGGTGAGGATGCCCGCCTGGCCTTCCGGTCCAGAACCTtcacctcgacgacatctgGCCAGGCGCCGACCTACCTCCAGGCGAACTTGATCATCCTCCCAAAGCGATATGCCGACGACTTCCGCCTCCTCTGCCAGCGGAACCCCGTACCATGCCCCTTGCTCGCCGAATCAGCAAGCCCCGGCGACTACCAGCGGCTCAAGTCCCACATCACGAGCCACGACGGCACCACAAGCCTCCCCGTGGCCGAGAACATCGACCTGCGCCGCGACTTCCCCCGTTTCCGGGTCTACGAGAACAGCAAGCACGTgcccgtcaacggcgagtCGGAGCCGCTCAGCGTGGAGGACCAGTGGCTAGCAGGGGACCACGTGGGCTTCCTCATCGGGTGCTCCTTCAGCTTCGAGCgggccctcgccgaggccgggctTAGGCCGCGGCACCAGCTGCATGGCCGCTCCGTGGCCATCTACCGCACCAGCATCCCGCTGTGCGCGGCCGGCGTCTTCACGGGCGCCACGTACGTCGTCTCGATGAGGCCGTACAGGCTGTCGGAGATCGAGAGGGTGCGGGACGTCACGAGGCCCTTCGTCGCGACCCACGGCGAGCCGATCGCGTGGGGCTgggacggcgccgagaggATCGGAATCAGGGACGTCACGAAGCCCGACTGGGGCGACGTGACGCTCCGGCTCGATGGGGATGGCGTGTTCGgcccggacgacgaggagtaCGTGCCGGTCTTTTGGGGCTGTGGCGTCACGCCGCAGGAGGCTGTCATGAGGGCTGACCTGGAGGGCACGGTGATGGGACATGCGCCTGGGCACATGACTGTTTTGGATGtaagagaggaggagataTTTCCTATGTCGTAG